In Myxococcus stipitatus, the following are encoded in one genomic region:
- the pru gene encoding fruiting body development fimbrial-like coat protein PRU yields MKTAQRAFTAAVVAASAFASTQADAATATADLTVTATVSSACTINSGTLNFGSYDPVVVNSSAGVDLLASGSLTVQCTLLSTAVVTLGQGSNPDTGSTDAAPLRRMLNTTSADYLSYMLYQDVARLVVWGNTSGTGLAYVGTGLSTPVLVYGTVARGQNVPSGTYNDTIVATITF; encoded by the coding sequence ATGAAAACAGCCCAACGTGCCTTCACCGCCGCGGTGGTCGCGGCCTCTGCCTTCGCGTCGACGCAAGCCGATGCCGCCACGGCCACCGCCGACCTGACGGTGACGGCCACGGTGTCCTCGGCTTGCACCATCAACTCGGGGACACTCAACTTCGGCAGCTACGACCCGGTGGTCGTCAACTCGAGCGCGGGCGTCGACCTGCTGGCGTCGGGCTCGCTGACGGTGCAATGCACCCTCTTGAGCACCGCCGTCGTCACGCTGGGCCAGGGCTCGAATCCCGACACGGGCTCGACGGACGCGGCGCCGCTGCGCCGGATGCTCAACACCACATCGGCCGACTACCTCTCCTACATGCTCTATCAGGATGTCGCCCGGCTGGTGGTCTGGGGCAACACGTCCGGCACGGGCCTGGCCTACGTCGGCACGGGCCTGTCCACGCCCGTGCTCGTCTACGGCACGGTGGCCCGCGGACAGAACGTCCCGTCCGGCACCTACAACGACACGATCGTCGCGACCATCACCTTCTGA
- a CDS encoding fimbrial biogenesis chaperone — protein MRLRLSSWARCMGLAAFLSQALPGAGLAATVEVNPIRLELEGGAKGVVVTVRNQGAETARFQASIHTWTQDEGGRMSLQPTQEVFFFPAMLTLEPGESRPIRVGISSAARDRERSFRLIVEELPPVGPLPPSMGLKILTRVSIPVFVAPLRKDVQARVEEVDLRQSRFTFRVRNPGTVNFFIRQARVRALDAHGQRVVEHEEPGWYVLPGDSRAFALEASAEHCPKIRSLEVEVETDQGVYRQSAPVGSSESCGVPGVP, from the coding sequence ATGCGCCTGCGTCTTTCTTCCTGGGCCCGCTGTATGGGATTGGCGGCCTTCTTGAGTCAGGCCCTTCCCGGGGCCGGGCTCGCCGCGACCGTTGAAGTCAATCCCATCCGCCTGGAGTTGGAGGGCGGAGCCAAGGGCGTGGTGGTGACGGTGAGGAACCAGGGGGCCGAGACGGCACGGTTCCAGGCCTCCATCCACACGTGGACCCAGGACGAAGGCGGGCGCATGTCGCTTCAGCCCACGCAGGAGGTCTTCTTCTTCCCAGCGATGTTGACGCTGGAGCCGGGAGAGTCCCGTCCCATCCGGGTGGGAATCTCCTCGGCGGCCCGGGACAGGGAGCGCTCGTTCCGGCTCATCGTGGAGGAGTTGCCCCCGGTGGGGCCGCTGCCTCCGTCCATGGGCTTGAAGATTCTCACCCGGGTCTCCATCCCCGTGTTCGTCGCCCCCCTGCGCAAGGACGTGCAGGCCCGCGTCGAGGAGGTGGACCTGCGCCAGTCCCGCTTCACATTCCGCGTGAGGAATCCGGGCACGGTGAACTTCTTCATCCGCCAGGCACGCGTGCGCGCCTTGGACGCGCACGGCCAGCGCGTGGTGGAGCACGAGGAGCCCGGCTGGTACGTGCTGCCGGGGGACTCACGGGCGTTCGCGCTGGAGGCCTCCGCCGAGCACTGCCCGAAGATTCGCTCGCTGGAGGTCGAGGTGGAGACAGACCAGGGCGTTTACCGGCAGAGCGCCCCCGTCGGCTCCAGCGAATCCTGTGGGGTGCCCGGCGTGCCATGA